The Pecten maximus chromosome 17, xPecMax1.1, whole genome shotgun sequence DNA segment ATCTCACATACAGCAGTTTTTGGTACTCACGAGCAAATTCTCATTGGTATTTATCTAAATCCTTTTAAAAGTTGCTGCCCTGTTTCtgattttctttatttaattcCACAGAATCAGGGGACTCGATTTGACACTAACTGGCGCCGTCCGACCTTGTCATCAAGCCATGTACGTAAAAAACGACTTTGGTATCGGGCAAGGAGTTTGGGCGGCATGGGATAGAGTCGGTTACACAATTAAAAATATCACGTGTGTTAAAATGACGCGGGTAATAGGGTGTGGTAAGGGGATATTGGATAATGTCGTAAAACACAAAAAAGGagtattttttaatgataaaactgATTTTGAATTGCATCATATTGCACCGCGTTTGTGACCTAAAAAAATAACCACACGTGCACTGTCCGGCTGCAACAGATCGAATGACGCTACCACCTATACACCATGTATACGTCCACCCCTACCCCCAGGTTATTCACGTGCTATCCGTATTTCACCATATACGTCGCTATGCACGCCTGACACCCTAGCGTACTCAAGCACTTAAATAACCCAAGTAAACCCGTACCACTAatagatataatgtatgtgtcGAACATTTTTGCTATAAAACTGGCGCCTCACAATATGGTAAGCTACGTACCATATTGAAGTTTTGTACTGACCTGTAGGGTCACATGACAGCCATGGCAGTCGTCTTctaatattattgtttttccagaacaaaacatatttcaaatttcattttcaaattccTCTAGTGGGATATAGCTTTAACATACATGAAATTATCCTATCATAGCCCTAAGTggggttttttcttttttttttttctggtcggtccaaaatccaagatagccgTAATGGCAGCCATGGCCAACAGAATCACTATACTCGCTACCGAGTATGTATACAAAAGTACAAGGAAGTTTATAGCAGATGACCGTTAAGACCCCTaaggcctcttgtttaaatattttattagctGCTCTATTACTACATTTTGATGGAATTTAATACACATTTAGTATCACCGTTATGTATAACTAATGTTAACTCAAACATAATTAACTGTGTAATGTTTCAGTTTCGAAATCCATTTTCTTTTGCAGGGTGGTGCTTTCGACAGACACCGTGACTCATTCTCCAGCATGAGAAGTGGTGTAGGCCGGGACGATAGACAGGTGATTCGGGTCCTCGATCGTGGTTCCTTTAGCGACAGATTGATGAGCATATCGCGAAACTCCGGAACAGGAAGCAGATCATGGGGTCGTGGATCACAAATTGCCGTCGAGTTTGACACTAGAGGGCGTTCCCAGTCACGCGGCAGTTCTCGTGGGTTCTCCAGATTTGGGGATTCCGGATTTCGGGATGACGTGCGCGGATTCAGATCTTCCGGTGGACCTTCAAGATCGTCCTTCGACAGTTTTAATTCAAGATCTTCTCCAGATATCATAATGATCAGCTCCCGCTCCCAGTTGGCGGACAGGCGCATGCGCAATGACCAAGGAGGTCAGTTCACCGATATTGGAAGGCAAAGTTCGTCGCAGCCCGTCATCATTCGACCACGTGACCAGGCTTTGTCTCGATCTGAATTTATCCGTAGCTCCCGCCCTTCACACGACAACCTTATGCATGTCGACCCTATAAATTCTTCATCACATATCTCGGCTCCACGAGAGCAATGGAAGGAGATGAATGTCCCACAACTCAATAGTGGTTTTGATACTCGTGTCAGCAACCAACCGACATCTCCGTCACTCAACAACAACCCCAGCCCGTCCACAAATACAGGGACACGTTCAGCGGACATCTTCAGCCAGATATCTGCGCATGTCAATCCAGCCGGAAGTAACACCATGTCAAGTCAGAGTACAAGTTCGAATATTACAAACAAGGGACCGCAGTCCACAGTTCCAAACAGCATATCTGCTGCGCAGGCGCCGGCCAGTTCTTCACTTCAAAACGTTTTAATGTCTCTAGTGGGATCTCTCGATGTGAATTCCCACAGGTTCCCACGACCGACGGAGGAACCCCCGGAACTGGAGGAATTACTCATGCAAAAACTGATGGCAAGGGTACGATAGGCCAAAggtatatgacgtcataatttcATATCTAAACGACTGTAGCATCTCGCAGCTGAAAACGTCTATTAACAGAATGATATAGAGGAGCCTTTAAGGGATGATACCTGATATTTGACCATTTTGGAATTAGACTTTTCTTCCGTTGGCATGCTAAAACATACATTGTTACTCGTTTATCTTAATTACGGCCTAGTTCGGATGATGACAGAGTTGTCCTTTACATCCGTCCTCACACAATTGTTGTTGCGAGACTTTTAATAAAACGATGAATTTGTCAACATCTTTGGGTTTTGGAAATATGAAacgtctatgacgtcacagggcACGAATTGTGAAGTCTTAACCACGTTTTAGATGGTTTACGGAGTGTTAAAGACCGCGTCTGacaaaattgtgaaatatttatatttataaattattgcaatatatatacatcaccacGTAGGTTAGAAAGTGTGTAGTGTAAtttatttatacttttatttaaaatgtcataataAAAATCACCTTTTTGTATATAGAAAAcgaataatgtacatacagttaGAAGTAATtggacaaaatatatatcaaccatATCATGTAATTGCAGAGCATTTTCTCAAGAATTGTGTCTCCTATATTAATGagtaaaaagataaaattgaaTATCTTagtttgattgttttaattCTTAAATATCTAAATTATTACAGTTACGTTGACGTTGTAATGTTATGTACAAGAGCTTGGTTTTAACACATTTTGTAGACTTtagattatttaaaaaaaaaaactggtgtGTTTCAAACTTTACTATCTGTTAAAAGAATTAAAGTTGGTGAATCGCACTTTCGAGTCTGTCTTTtgtttttagatatttattgttAATCAAGTGTCTCATCAAGGATTTAGTAAACAAACGTTTTgcttaaaaacaacaataaaaaacataaaGAATATAATGAAACCAATGTACACTATCTTTCAAAGTAAAGTCCATTCGTACACACAGGGGCctgggaattttttttttcattctagGTTTATTTGAGTTTGTCCTattgtgtatcacagggacctgagattTGTTTCGCTCTATGTGTATTTTCTGGTCTGTCCTATTGTGTATCACAcggacctgagaatttgttactGTCTTTGTGAATTTGGACATAGCATAGTGTGCATACCAtatttttagatgtttggtTTAAGCAACATTTAATTTTagaatgtaaactttatttattttacaataattgcgaaacaagtcaacttatattaatcacgcttgttggcccggatggaagtgtgggaggagtcttactgtgggaggaaaccggagtacccggggaaaacccacgtggtcgggcaggtgacagACTAAGAAAAAGGCAAGTATGTtgtaccactgtgccacccgaacatccttatttcagaatatacagtacatacagaatataataATAGGGATCGCAAAACAATGAAAAGATTGCAGTATAACACAAACATGTTAAATACCATCTATGATTATAGAGATTTAACTAATAAAGCTAATTCAACAAACAGGCCGACGATTGGAAATAAACGATTAAAGGATAGACATTACTGAAAAATGTTAAGAAAGTATAGCTGAATATAGACGTTTTGGAGGGTTAAGGGTTAGATTGAAGGGTTAGGGATTAGATTGAATGGTTAGGGGTTATAATAAGGGGCTAGGGGTTTAGATAAAGGGGTTACTAGATTAAGGGGTTAGGGGTCTAGATAAAGAGATTAGGGGTTAGATTGAAGGGTTAGGGGGTTATAATAAAGGGTTAGGGGTTTCGATAAAGGGGTTAGGGGTTAGATAAAAGGGTAAGGTGTTTAGATAAAGGGGTTAGGGGTTAGACAAAAGGGTAAGGGGTTTAGATAAAGGGGTTAGATTAAATAGTTAGGGGTTTAAATAAAGGAGTTACTAGATTAAGGGGTTAGGGATTTAGATAAAGGGGTTAGGGGTTAGATTAAGAGTTTAGGAGTTAGATTAAGAGATCAGGGGTTTAGATAAAAGGGTTAGGGGTTAGGTGACCTTCAAACCTTTTCATTTCCGATTGGCAAATCGAACCCTTGCCGTCTTGGTGAAAAACAAGTGTTTTAGCACTAGTACTGTGCCAACCGACAATCAAAACATTGAGTAGATCGAGAACTATTTTGCAAATTCATCATAATATGATTATCTACTTAAAAAGCAGgaaaacattttctttgttaTCATTTTGCAATTTATGTTAAACGTTATTAAAACTCGTGCTTAACAGAGAGGCCTGTAAAATGTGCATGCGCAGAGGATGTTTCGACAACCAGGTTACTTTTATTGCAAGTTCTTTCTCCTAGCAGGGTCTGCCTCT contains these protein-coding regions:
- the LOC117315642 gene encoding uncharacterized protein LOC117315642 isoform X1 — translated: MDNMLAVVLCLAGIVQVTVGQRFGRWNQGTRFDTNWRRPTLSSSHGGAFDRHRDSFSSMRSGVGRDDRQVIRVLDRGSFSDRLMSISRNSGTGSRSWGRGSQIAVEFDTRGRSQSRGSSRGFSRFGDSGFRDDVRGFRSSGGPSRSSFDSFNSRSSPDIIMISSRSQLADRRMRNDQGGQFTDIGRQSSSQPVIIRPRDQALSRSEFIRSSRPSHDNLMHVDPINSSSHISAPREQWKEMNVPQLNSGFDTRVSNQPTSPSLNNNPSPSTNTGTRSADIFSQISAHVNPAGSNTMSSQSTSSNITNKGPQSTVPNSISAAQAPASSSLQNVLMSLVGSLDVNSHRFPRPTEEPPELEELLMQKLMARVR
- the LOC117315642 gene encoding uncharacterized protein LOC117315642 isoform X2, which produces MDNMLAVVLCLAGIVQVTVGQRFGRWGGAFDRHRDSFSSMRSGVGRDDRQVIRVLDRGSFSDRLMSISRNSGTGSRSWGRGSQIAVEFDTRGRSQSRGSSRGFSRFGDSGFRDDVRGFRSSGGPSRSSFDSFNSRSSPDIIMISSRSQLADRRMRNDQGGQFTDIGRQSSSQPVIIRPRDQALSRSEFIRSSRPSHDNLMHVDPINSSSHISAPREQWKEMNVPQLNSGFDTRVSNQPTSPSLNNNPSPSTNTGTRSADIFSQISAHVNPAGSNTMSSQSTSSNITNKGPQSTVPNSISAAQAPASSSLQNVLMSLVGSLDVNSHRFPRPTEEPPELEELLMQKLMARVR